One window of Neisseria subflava genomic DNA carries:
- a CDS encoding TonB-dependent receptor domain-containing protein, with amino-acid sequence MNPNFKLNLLTLSLLAITSIAHAEEEVSTQELDEIQVKGKHIAKEKKVFTEGQAKSSRERVYQSSENIDTIVRSMPGVFTQQDKGSGVLAVNIRGDSGLGRVNTMVDGVTQTFYSTSADAGRSGSSSQFGTALDPNFIAGVDVTKGSFSGANGINTLSGTANFRTLRVDDVVHGNNTFGLLTKGLTGTNSTKSNFMATGAVQKWLDSGARVGALYGYSHRNVEQNYKVGGGGQRIGNFGEEYLDRKKQEYFESNLLKFDHEQNLWVRDFSKRNAVGKSYWDYPFSKKYNDPEVLQRDYVDDLERSWKENLAPQWDLTPIDPTSLQQRSNSHLVKVEYENDNNKLDLQLRTMNNRIGSRKVENRNYQANYNLNIGDYVDLNVLAAHNLGKQKYPKNSRFSGWGLLDYLETKNTANLLDINNSFSFKLPNKTDLKATVGFNFFKNQYSKNRFPEELSLFYDGPDQDAGLYSFLGRFKGDKGIFPQKSTILQPSGQQKFNTFYFDTSLKKGIYQLNYSANMVNYRYKGEYTDYFNTQEDFKKAFGEDSEIYKQHCTPSCDLYEPVYTKSGKKHAVNHSVALNINVNDYFMPFISYSRTHRMPNIQEMYFSQIGDSGVNTALKPEQANTYQIGFNTFKKGIFKPDDVLGFKLVAYRSRINNYIHNVYGKWWDLDKAPSWVTSTGLQYSIQHRNYAKPVHKNGLEVEMNYDFGRFFTTLSYAYQKTNQPTNYSDASESPRNSSKEDQIKQGYGLSKISRLPRDYGRFELGSRWLGNKLTIGGIMRYYGKSTRATTEEEFVDGTTGANTYSSHQMGRRVIKKTESINRQPMIFDFYANYEPKKNLILRFDIQNAFNKRYVDPLDAANDAATQRYFSVFERKGGLDDEEVECDANGLCNGKYGGTTRSVLNNYARGRTLLFTISYKF; translated from the coding sequence ATGAATCCGAATTTCAAATTAAATCTACTAACATTATCTTTACTGGCTATAACAAGTATCGCACACGCAGAAGAAGAGGTTTCAACTCAAGAGCTTGATGAAATTCAAGTCAAAGGCAAACACATTGCCAAAGAGAAAAAAGTTTTTACCGAAGGCCAAGCCAAAAGTTCGCGTGAACGCGTTTATCAATCCAGCGAAAACATCGATACCATCGTTCGGAGCATGCCCGGCGTCTTCACCCAACAAGACAAGGGATCGGGGGTATTGGCGGTCAATATTCGTGGCGATAGCGGTTTGGGACGCGTCAATACGATGGTTGACGGCGTAACCCAAACCTTCTATTCCACTTCTGCCGATGCCGGACGCAGCGGCAGCTCCTCGCAATTCGGTACGGCACTGGATCCCAATTTTATTGCCGGTGTGGATGTAACCAAAGGCAGTTTCTCGGGTGCCAACGGCATCAATACCTTATCCGGTACAGCCAATTTCCGTACTTTACGGGTAGACGATGTGGTACACGGAAACAATACCTTCGGCCTCTTGACCAAAGGATTGACCGGCACAAACAGCACCAAAAGCAACTTTATGGCAACCGGAGCTGTACAAAAATGGCTTGACAGCGGTGCACGCGTTGGTGCGTTATATGGTTACAGCCACCGTAATGTCGAGCAAAACTATAAAGTGGGCGGCGGCGGTCAGCGTATCGGCAATTTTGGCGAGGAATATTTGGACCGTAAAAAACAAGAATATTTTGAGAGCAACCTATTGAAATTCGACCACGAACAAAATCTCTGGGTTCGCGATTTTTCCAAGCGTAACGCAGTCGGTAAAAGCTATTGGGACTACCCTTTCTCCAAAAAATATAACGATCCTGAAGTTTTACAAAGAGATTATGTCGATGACTTGGAAAGAAGCTGGAAAGAGAATTTGGCACCGCAATGGGATCTGACCCCAATCGACCCGACCAGCCTGCAACAACGCTCAAACAGCCATTTGGTCAAAGTGGAATACGAAAACGACAACAACAAGCTGGATCTTCAGCTTCGTACCATGAACAACCGTATCGGCAGCCGCAAAGTAGAAAACCGCAACTACCAAGCCAATTACAACTTAAACATTGGCGATTATGTCGATTTAAACGTGTTGGCCGCCCATAATTTGGGAAAACAAAAATATCCGAAAAACTCACGTTTTTCAGGATGGGGGCTGCTTGATTATTTGGAAACCAAAAACACAGCCAATCTTTTGGATATCAACAACAGCTTTTCTTTCAAACTTCCCAACAAAACAGATTTAAAAGCCACCGTCGGTTTCAATTTCTTTAAAAACCAATACAGTAAAAACCGCTTTCCGGAAGAGCTGAGCCTGTTTTACGACGGCCCTGATCAAGATGCCGGCCTGTACAGCTTTTTAGGCCGCTTCAAAGGCGACAAAGGAATATTTCCCCAAAAATCAACGATATTGCAACCTTCAGGCCAGCAAAAATTCAATACGTTCTATTTTGATACTTCCTTGAAAAAAGGCATTTATCAATTGAATTACAGCGCCAATATGGTCAACTACCGCTACAAAGGCGAATATACCGACTACTTCAATACCCAAGAAGACTTTAAAAAAGCATTTGGAGAAGATTCTGAAATTTATAAACAGCATTGCACGCCAAGCTGCGACCTTTACGAACCGGTTTATACCAAATCCGGTAAAAAGCATGCGGTAAACCATTCGGTGGCATTAAACATCAATGTCAACGACTATTTTATGCCGTTTATCAGCTATTCGCGTACGCATAGAATGCCGAATATTCAAGAAATGTATTTTTCACAAATCGGCGACTCGGGCGTCAATACAGCCCTCAAGCCGGAACAGGCCAATACTTACCAAATAGGCTTCAATACCTTCAAAAAAGGGATTTTCAAGCCGGACGATGTATTGGGTTTCAAACTGGTCGCCTATCGCAGCAGGATCAACAACTATATCCACAATGTTTATGGCAAATGGTGGGATTTGGATAAAGCACCCAGCTGGGTAACCAGCACCGGCCTGCAATACTCTATCCAGCATCGAAACTATGCCAAACCTGTCCATAAAAATGGTTTGGAAGTGGAAATGAACTATGATTTCGGCCGCTTTTTTACAACCCTGTCTTACGCCTATCAAAAAACCAACCAGCCGACCAACTATAGCGATGCCAGCGAATCGCCCCGCAATTCTTCTAAAGAAGACCAAATCAAACAGGGCTACGGCTTAAGCAAAATTTCACGCTTACCCCGAGATTATGGCCGATTTGAATTAGGGTCCCGATGGTTAGGCAACAAATTGACCATCGGCGGCATTATGCGCTATTACGGCAAAAGTACACGGGCGACGACTGAGGAGGAATTTGTTGACGGGACAACCGGTGCCAATACCTACTCTTCACACCAAATGGGCAGAAGGGTGATCAAAAAAACAGAAAGCATCAACAGACAGCCGATGATTTTTGATTTCTATGCCAATTATGAACCTAAGAAAAACCTTATCCTTCGTTTCGACATTCAAAATGCGTTCAATAAACGCTATGTCGATCCTTTGGATGCCGCAAATGATGCCGCAACCCAGCGCTATTTCAGCGTATTTGAAAGAAAAGGCGGTTTAGATGATGAGGAAGTCGAATGCGATGCCAACGGTTTATGCAATGGCAAATATGGCGGTACGACACGCTCCGTTTTGAACAACTACGCACGAGGCAGGACTTTGCTGTTTACCATCAGTTATAAGTTCTAA
- a CDS encoding histidine-type phosphatase, which translates to MKKITLKFTALLLGSALASSAFATENGQTSSSSDYELEKVLIFSRHGLRSPVEKDPQEMAKYSPYAWAKWDVPSGYLTAKGTVLETYFGQYLGQWLADKGLLTTDRCASGEGIFAYANGVQRTIATGQAIVAGAFAGCNVQLQHHGEIGSEKDPIFNTQAHNPSQALIESAKNNVDLTALQQKLAPNYALLSEIIDYKNSPNCLQKGECDLGGKVGEYSIKDGKSVKITGSISTGKKIVSALLLAHYVGKPDSEIANGRVDSQEKWRAINEIKNEYYRTLFKNNEALAQNASYPLLAFIQQQLNSENKINLLVGHDSNIVALLAALGVEPYELDGSLENIPIGGKLLFEVWKHKPSGKLKFKLDYVYQSTEQLINTTPLSLATPPNQTALTLKGCEKDEKGFCDYERFQQVLSEGIKNGKK; encoded by the coding sequence ATGAAAAAAATAACCCTAAAATTCACCGCACTTTTGCTTGGCTCAGCTTTAGCAAGTAGTGCGTTTGCAACAGAAAATGGTCAAACTTCCTCAAGTTCTGATTATGAATTAGAGAAAGTATTGATTTTCAGCCGACACGGATTGCGTTCACCAGTGGAAAAAGATCCGCAAGAAATGGCGAAATATTCCCCGTATGCGTGGGCAAAATGGGATGTGCCATCTGGTTATCTCACGGCAAAAGGGACAGTGCTAGAAACCTATTTCGGCCAATATTTAGGACAATGGCTTGCGGATAAAGGATTATTAACGACAGATCGTTGTGCATCGGGTGAAGGTATTTTCGCTTATGCGAATGGAGTGCAACGCACCATTGCAACAGGTCAGGCCATTGTGGCGGGAGCTTTTGCAGGCTGTAATGTTCAACTGCAACATCACGGTGAAATTGGTTCAGAAAAAGATCCAATTTTTAACACGCAGGCGCACAATCCAAGCCAAGCTTTGATTGAATCTGCAAAAAATAACGTTGATTTAACCGCTTTACAGCAAAAATTAGCGCCAAATTATGCGCTATTGAGTGAAATCATCGATTATAAAAATTCACCAAACTGCTTGCAAAAAGGCGAATGTGATTTAGGTGGAAAAGTCGGTGAATACAGTATCAAAGACGGCAAGTCGGTCAAGATTACTGGTTCTATCAGCACCGGGAAGAAAATTGTCAGTGCATTATTGCTCGCACATTATGTGGGTAAGCCTGATTCTGAAATTGCAAACGGTCGTGTGGATAGCCAAGAAAAATGGCGCGCAATTAACGAAATTAAAAACGAATATTACCGCACTTTATTTAAAAACAATGAAGCGTTAGCACAAAATGCATCATATCCGTTATTGGCATTTATTCAGCAGCAGCTAAATAGCGAAAATAAAATTAACTTATTGGTTGGACACGATTCTAATATCGTCGCTCTGCTGGCTGCATTAGGTGTTGAGCCTTATGAATTAGATGGTTCATTGGAAAATATCCCAATCGGTGGCAAGCTGCTATTTGAAGTATGGAAGCACAAACCAAGTGGTAAGCTCAAATTTAAGTTGGATTATGTGTATCAATCTACCGAACAGCTGATTAACACCACGCCATTAAGTTTAGCGACACCACCAAACCAAACAGCTTTAACGCTCAAAGGCTGTGAAAAAGATGAAAAGGGCTTTTGTGATTACGAGCGTTTTCAACAGGTGTTGAGTGAGGGTATTAAGAACGGTAAGAAATAG
- a CDS encoding acetate kinase — MTQKLILVLNCGSSSLKGAVLDNDSGEVLLSCLAEKLNLPDAYITFKFNGEKHKVDLSAKPDHTGAVEALMEELKAHGLDSRIGAIGHRVVSGGELYSESILVDDEVIAGIEKCIPLAPLHNPAHLLGLRAAQSIFKGLPNVVVFDTAFHQTMPEHAYTYAIPHELYEKYGLRRYGAHGTSYRYVSDETARFLGKDKKDLRMVIAHLGNGASITAVANGESRDTSMGLTPLEGLVMGTRSGDIDPAVFSFLAENANMTIAQITEMLNKKSGLLGISGLSNDCRTIEEEAANGHAGAKLALEIFIYRLAKYIGSMTVAAGGLDALVFTGGIGENSDIIRERVLGYLGFLGLHIDQKANLKARFGNAGVITTTDSKAVAVVIPTNEELMIAHDTARLSGL, encoded by the coding sequence ATGACACAAAAATTAATCTTGGTTTTGAACTGCGGCAGCTCTTCTCTCAAAGGTGCCGTATTGGATAACGACAGCGGCGAAGTATTGCTGAGCTGCCTGGCAGAAAAACTCAATCTGCCTGATGCCTACATCACCTTTAAATTCAACGGCGAAAAACATAAAGTCGACCTGTCTGCCAAGCCTGACCACACCGGCGCAGTTGAAGCCCTGATGGAAGAACTCAAAGCCCACGGTCTCGACAGCCGCATCGGCGCCATCGGTCACCGCGTCGTCAGCGGCGGCGAACTGTACAGCGAATCCATCCTCGTTGACGACGAAGTTATCGCTGGCATCGAAAAATGTATCCCGCTCGCTCCCCTGCACAACCCTGCGCACCTCTTGGGTCTGCGTGCCGCACAAAGCATCTTCAAAGGTCTGCCTAACGTTGTCGTATTCGACACCGCCTTCCACCAAACCATGCCGGAACATGCCTACACCTACGCTATTCCACATGAACTGTATGAAAAATACGGCTTGCGTCGTTACGGCGCGCACGGTACCAGCTACCGCTACGTTTCCGATGAAACCGCCCGTTTCCTCGGCAAAGACAAAAAAGACCTGCGCATGGTGATTGCCCACTTGGGTAACGGCGCATCTATTACCGCCGTCGCCAACGGCGAATCACGCGATACCAGCATGGGCCTGACCCCGCTGGAAGGTTTGGTAATGGGTACCCGCAGCGGCGACATCGATCCCGCAGTGTTCAGCTTCTTGGCTGAAAATGCCAACATGACCATCGCCCAAATCACCGAAATGCTGAACAAAAAATCAGGTCTGCTCGGTATTTCAGGTTTGTCCAATGACTGCCGTACCATCGAAGAAGAAGCTGCCAACGGCCACGCAGGTGCCAAACTGGCTCTAGAAATCTTCATCTACCGCTTGGCTAAATACATTGGCAGCATGACAGTAGCGGCAGGCGGTTTGGACGCATTGGTCTTCACCGGCGGTATCGGTGAAAACTCCGACATCATCCGCGAACGCGTATTGGGTTACTTGGGCTTCCTCGGTCTGCACATTGACCAAAAAGCCAACCTGAAAGCCCGCTTCGGCAATGCCGGTGTGATTACCACTACCGACAGCAAAGCTGTTGCCGTTGTGATTCCTACCAATGAAGAATTGATGATTGCACACGATACTGCCCGTCTGAGCGGCCTGTAA
- a CDS encoding HLGFF motif protein has protein sequence MHYFSIHTQDGEHAGFFIMLADDESQNPPQSGRFAIKLQSEDAAEAAVLSPFEQTDIPQYWRVVKDRIELFFDDKNIGALRNEYLTISGKTFILTDLTGAM, from the coding sequence ATGCATTATTTCAGTATCCACACTCAAGACGGCGAACACGCCGGATTTTTTATTATGTTGGCAGATGATGAATCGCAAAATCCGCCGCAAAGCGGACGCTTCGCAATCAAGCTGCAAAGCGAAGACGCAGCCGAAGCAGCGGTATTGTCGCCTTTTGAGCAAACCGATATCCCACAATACTGGCGCGTGGTCAAAGACCGTATCGAATTGTTTTTTGACGATAAAAATATCGGTGCGTTGCGCAACGAATACCTGACCATCAGCGGTAAAACCTTTATCCTGACCGATTTGACCGGAGCGATGTAA
- the ccoS gene encoding cbb3-type cytochrome oxidase assembly protein CcoS — translation MESMFILVPISIILAFIIGWFFWWSGKNGQFDDLEGPAHRILMDDDSTEKLIEKDEDKESKQ, via the coding sequence ATGGAAAGTATGTTTATCCTTGTCCCCATCAGCATTATTTTGGCCTTTATCATCGGTTGGTTTTTCTGGTGGTCGGGTAAAAACGGACAATTTGACGACCTTGAAGGACCTGCGCACCGCATTTTGATGGATGACGACTCCACTGAAAAACTGATCGAAAAAGACGAAGACAAAGAATCCAAACAATGA
- a CDS encoding MFS transporter — MSLKKDNLNFHTTRRFAPLFGTQFLGALNDNMFKTALFVMISFYGLGKNDFLPPSQMLNLGAMLFILPYFLFSALSGQLSNKFDKAVLARWIKLLEIIIMAVAAYGFYIQSAPLLLICLFCMGTQSTLFGPLKYAILPDYLNDKELIMGNSLIESGTFIAILLGQILGTAVAGVPPYIVGSLVLLVAIGGTMTSLFMPSVPAKMPDTKIEWNIIKGTNSLIREAAANRPVFTSIIGISWFWFIGSVYTTQLPTFTQIHLGGNDNVFNLMLALFSIGIAIGSVLCAKLSHERLILGLVTIGTLGLTVCGLLLVWLTQGQRFTELNGIIWFLSQAKAYPIMLVMSAIGFFGGFFSVPLYTWLQTASSETFRAHAVAANNIINGVFMVSAAILSAVLLMLFDSITLLYLIVAVGNIPLIVYLIKREPKFIGDLTALLKISK; from the coding sequence ATGAGCCTTAAAAAAGACAATCTGAATTTCCACACGACCCGCCGTTTTGCGCCGCTCTTTGGGACGCAGTTTTTGGGCGCGTTGAACGATAATATGTTCAAAACCGCATTATTCGTGATGATCAGTTTTTACGGTTTGGGTAAAAACGACTTTCTGCCGCCCAGCCAAATGCTGAATTTGGGCGCAATGCTGTTTATTCTGCCCTACTTCCTGTTTTCCGCACTGTCAGGACAGCTGAGCAACAAATTCGATAAAGCCGTTTTAGCGCGCTGGATCAAGCTGTTGGAAATCATCATTATGGCAGTGGCAGCATATGGCTTCTATATTCAATCCGCGCCTTTGCTTTTAATCTGCCTGTTTTGCATGGGTACGCAATCGACTTTGTTCGGCCCTCTGAAATATGCCATTTTGCCCGATTACCTCAACGACAAAGAGCTGATTATGGGCAACAGCCTGATTGAATCGGGTACGTTTATCGCCATTTTGCTCGGCCAAATTTTGGGCACCGCAGTCGCAGGTGTTCCGCCGTATATTGTCGGCAGTTTGGTGTTATTGGTCGCCATCGGCGGTACGATGACCAGCCTGTTTATGCCGTCTGTACCCGCTAAAATGCCGGACACAAAAATCGAATGGAACATCATCAAAGGCACGAATTCACTGATTCGTGAAGCGGCGGCCAATCGTCCCGTATTCACGTCCATCATCGGTATTTCATGGTTTTGGTTTATCGGCTCGGTTTATACCACCCAACTACCGACGTTCACGCAAATCCATTTGGGCGGCAACGATAATGTGTTCAACCTGATGTTGGCGCTGTTCTCCATCGGTATCGCCATCGGCTCGGTGTTATGCGCCAAACTCAGCCATGAGCGCCTGATTTTGGGCTTGGTTACCATCGGCACTCTGGGGCTGACGGTCTGTGGATTATTGCTGGTGTGGCTGACCCAAGGCCAACGCTTTACCGAATTAAACGGCATTATTTGGTTTTTATCGCAAGCCAAGGCGTATCCGATTATGCTCGTGATGTCGGCCATCGGCTTTTTCGGCGGCTTCTTCTCCGTACCGCTCTACACTTGGCTGCAAACTGCCAGCAGCGAAACCTTCCGCGCCCATGCTGTTGCCGCCAACAACATCATCAACGGCGTGTTTATGGTGTCGGCTGCCATTTTGAGCGCGGTTTTGCTGATGTTGTTCGACAGCATCACGCTGCTGTATTTGATTGTTGCCGTAGGTAATATTCCGTTGATTGTTTACCTCATCAAACGGGAACCGAAATTTATCGGGGATTTGACCGCTTTGTTGAAAATCAGCAAATAA